TTGCCTGGATCGAAAATCTTAAAAATTAGATCTAAGTTTAACACATTGTTATATAATGGCTTACAAATACAAATGTCCTATAATTAATATTATGTTAAATATAAAATTACGAGTAAACGGAGGACTTGCCTCCGTTTCTGTACTACTTATTTCTTTAAAGCAGCATCTATCGTTTTATATATTTCGGTATCGGTTTCACCCAACCTTACATACAATTGTTTTAATGAAATTAAAGTTCCCTGATCGGTATTGTTTAGCTGATAGGCTTTTTCAAGATAAGGCTTTGCAGCTTTGAAGTTTGTGTTTGCTTTTGCCAACAAGGCGTCATACTCTTTTTGTTTGCTTGGTGGTAAATCGTTGGCTTTGTTAATTAACTCTGCCCCGTCATTAAATAGTAATGCCCCAACATTATAATTGGCATCAAAGTAATCCGGTTTAATTTCAATTGCTTTTCTATACACTTCTATAGCCTGTTTGTTGTATTCGTCTGCCTTTGCGTTTTCTTTTTTCTCTTTTGAAGCTGCTGCTAATTTATCGAGCATGCTACCTTTGGCCATATATAGTTCATGGTTTTTAGGATCCGCTGCAATTGCTTTGTTTAATGGCTCAAGGGCTTCTTCGGGATTGCCTTTTTCAAGTACATCGTTTAATTGAAATACCATTAATGCCTGATCGCCCGGATAGCGCTTAAGTCCGGCAGCTACTTCACTTACTTTTTCTTTATTGCCTTCTTCGGTATAAAGTGCGGCCAGCGATTGATAGATTGCAGGATCATCCATTTTATTCTCTATCAGCTTGGTATAATAGAGTTTTGATTTTTCTTTATTCCCATCTTGACGTGCTGCTAAGGCGCAATTTAAAAGAACAGTAGTATCATTCGGGCTGTCGGCCAAGGTTTGTTCAAAATATCGGAGTGCTCCTGCATAATCCTTCGACTCGTATGCCTTAACTCCATTAGTAAAAATCAGATTTTTCAATTGATCGATATCAGCCAAAATTTCAGGTTTGTATTCATATTTCGGATCAAGTTCTAATGCCTTGCGATAAGAACTTATGGCTGTCTCTATTCCATTGGGTGCCAATGCCTTAAATTTATCATCGGTAACCAATGCTTTGTAAATCATTCCACGGTAATACCATGTTTTAGGCATGGCCATACTCTGTTCATTGGCACTTGCTTCGTCAATTGCCTGCATTGCTTTATCATACTCTTTGTATTGATAATAATTGTATGCGCTTTGCACTTTGGCCTTTTGAGCAATCAAATTAATGCTTAAA
The Bacteroidota bacterium DNA segment above includes these coding regions:
- a CDS encoding tetratricopeptide repeat protein, which encodes MNRLILIICLLSLSINLIAQKAKVQSAYNYYQYKEYDKAMQAIDEASANEQSMAMPKTWYYRGMIYKALVTDDKFKALAPNGIETAISSYRKALELDPKYEYKPEILADIDQLKNLIFTNGVKAYESKDYAGALRYFEQTLADSPNDTTVLLNCALAARQDGNKEKSKLYYTKLIENKMDDPAIYQSLAALYTEEGNKEKVSEVAAGLKRYPGDQALMVFQLNDVLEKGNPEEALEPLNKAIAADPKNHELYMAKGSMLDKLAAASKEKKENAKADEYNKQAIEVYRKAIEIKPDYFDANYNVGALLFNDGAELINKANDLPPSKQKEYDALLAKANTNFKAAKPYLEKAYQLNNTDQGTLISLKQLYVRLGETDTEIYKTIDAALKK